The following proteins come from a genomic window of Lytechinus pictus isolate F3 Inbred chromosome 1, Lp3.0, whole genome shotgun sequence:
- the LOC135154135 gene encoding aspartate and glycine-rich protein-like, whose protein sequence is MSSWMSKITCQLTGFPRTCFDVGLSVENKYDGGNSESTGCNDRYCYDDGYCGGDGDNDDNDGDDGRNGNVNSDDCDSGGGGGVGGVGDGSGNNTGGDDGTWRCDNDDDDDDDDDGNDGIGGDNVGENSGNANVNSADGDDDGRDNQSDDDDDGDDDDDDGDDDGDDDDDGDDDGDGADDDDDDDDVDGNDYDDGCDDGTVVVGGGGGANCKDGSDDGDNYVCDGVWISWL, encoded by the exons ATGTCTTCTTGGATGAGTAAGATCACCTGTCAACTTACGGGCTTCCCACGCACTTGTTTTGATGTTGGCTTAAGTGtagaaaataaatatgatggcggGAATTCCGAATCTACAG GTTGCAACGATAGATATTGTTATGATGATGGTTACTGTGGTGGAGATGGTGATAATGacgacaatgatggtgatgatggtcgTAATGGTAATGTGAATAGTGATGActgtgatagtggtggtggtggtggtgttggtggtgttggtgatggtagtggtaaCAATACTGGTGGTGATG ATGGTACATGGCGGTGTGAtaacgacgacgacgacgatgacgatgacgatggtAATGATGGCATTGGTGGAGATAATGTTGGTGAGAATAGTGGTAATGCTAATGTCAATAGTgctgatggtgacgatgatggtagGGATAatcaaagtgatgatgatgatgatggtgatgatgatgatgatgatggtgatgatgatggtgatgatgatgatgatggtgatgatgatggtgatggtgctgatgatgatgatgatgatgatgatgttgacggcaatgattatgatgacggtTGTGATGATGGCACCgttgttgttggtggtggtggtggtgctaaCTGTAaagatggtagtgatgatggtgataattatgTTTGTGATGGTGTTTGGATATCATGGTTGTGA